A stretch of the Vanacampus margaritifer isolate UIUO_Vmar chromosome 6, RoL_Vmar_1.0, whole genome shotgun sequence genome encodes the following:
- the fjx1 gene encoding four-jointed box protein 1 translates to MRVLTSNLFALLFLGAFAGVFYVWSSLEDRLERHKRGFTVPGGGSFYPKLPVDLSAKTFRTLLAVPATHRTQLKAHNLSENTAGSRHDHVNDNKTTPQGGSVKLNPPVEDGIFWSAWLEDLLPVGFTEEYARAWRERARAARIVRLEPGCGRISNQLATFADGSKACVRYGINPDQVQGETLTYYLACLLGITNVPPLVLSQLNTYSEQWGAVKTRLGGLQWSDHAVVSLTEWVSNLSGVVTPAPLRQESDGLHPELLNKTAAELVDLMQWSDLIIFDYMTANFDRLVSNLFSLQWDARVMERDTNNLLKTPRGDLVFIDNEAGLVHGFRVLNMWEQYHQTVLSSVCVFRKRTAQRVAELHRRRDSKTRLLELYKDSEPLSAKLGFLSDEHAAVLQDRIDRVYRHILRCKEKYGQL, encoded by the coding sequence ATGAGGGTACTTACATCCAACTTGTTCGCCCTTCTCTTCCTGGGCGCATTCGCGGGGGTTTTCTACGTGTGGAGCTCACTCGAGGACCGCTTGGAGCGACACAAACGGGGCTTCACGGTGCCGGGCGGTGGGTCGTTCTACCCCAAACTCCCCGTGGATCTTTCCGCGAAAACTTTCCGGACTCTGCTTGCTGTCCCGGCGACACACAGAACCCAACTCAAGGCTCACAACCTAAGTGAGAACACAGCGGGGAGTCGCCATGACCACGTGAATGACAATAAGACGACTCCACAGGGGGGGTCGGTCAAGTTGAACCCCCCCGTGGAGGATGGCATATTTTGGAGCGCCTGGCTGGAGGATCTACTCCCGGTGGGCTTCACGGAGGAATACGCCCGGGCTTGGCGAGAGAGGGCGAGGGCAGCGCGGATCGTGAGGCTGGAGCCAGGATGCGGCAGGATATCCAATCAGCTCGCCACTTTCGCGGATGGCTCCAAAGCGTGCGTGCGCTACGGGATCAACCCGGATCAGGTGCAAGGTGAAACTTTGACTTATTACCTTGCTTGTTTGCTGGGCATCACCAACGTGCCGCCTCTGGTACTGTCCCAGCTGAACACCTACAGCGAACAATGGGGGGCGGTGAAGACGCGCCTCGGCGGACTACAATGGAGCGACCACGCCGTGGTTTCTCTCACCGAGTGGGTCTCCAACCTAAGCGGGGTGGTCACACCTGCTCCGCTACGACAGGAAAGCGATGGGCTGCACCCGGAGCTCCTCAACAAGACCGCGGCGGAGCTCGTGGATCTCATGCAGTGGAGCGATCTGATCATATTCGACTACATGACGGCCAACTTTGACCGGCTGGTCAGCAATCTGTTCAGCCTGCAGTGGGACGCGCGCGTCATGGAAAGGGACACCAACAATCTCCTGAAAACGCCCCGCGGGGACCTCGTTTTTATCGACAACGAAGCCGGGTTAGTGCACGGCTTCCGGGTGTTGAACATGTGGGAGCAATATCACCAGACGGTGCTGAGCTCCGTGTGCGTGTTCAGGAAGAGGACCGCGCAGCGCGTGGCCGAGCTCCACCGGCGTAGAGACTCCAAGACAAGGCTGCTGGAGCTCTATAAGGACAGCGAGCCTTTGTCAGCAAAACTGGGCTTCCTCTCAGACGAGCACGCCGCTGTCCTCCAGGACAGGATAGACAGAGTATACAGGCACATTCTACGCTGCAAAGAGAAGTACGGCCAGCTATGA